The window GATCGGCCTCTTGAAGGATCATGGTCTTCAGGAAAGAATATTATGCCCAATCAGGAAGTCATGTTGGCCAAGTTGACCCGGCGGGAGTTCGAGACCTCCCTGGCCCTGGCCTTGTTTCCGGAGAATATTCGGTATGACGCCATGCACGATCAGGTGGAGTCATCAATTCTGGAATGGAAAAAATGTGGAATTTCTGAACCGTCTGAAGGGCTTGGTACGAAAACAAAGACTATTCGTGATTTTTAAAAGGGCCTTTACTCATGGAGAAAGTAAATGAGGTTGTCTAATAAGATAGACTTGTGGTTAATTGGCATTTGCCTTGCTCGGGCGGGCACAGGCCTAGTGTTAATTACTTATGCCGCAGCCCTGCCAGTGCTCCAACAAGAATGGCACATGTCCGCCGCGACAGGCGGCTCCATTTCCAGCGCTAACCAAATGGCCTACGCCATATCCCTGGTAGTTTTCTCCAGTTTAGCCGATTTGTGGGGAGCGAAAAGAGTCTTTTTGGGGTCGATGATTGCTGGCGGACTCTCCGCGTTAGCCTTTGCGCTCTTTGCCCGCGATTATTATTCGGGTCTCATTCTCTATGCCTTGGTGGGATTTGCCTTGGGCGGCTCCTACACTACTGGACTGATGCTCCTCGCTGAGCGTTACGTCATCGCCAGGCGGGGCATGGCCATGGGCTTTTTTATTGCCAGCACCTCGGCTGGCTACGCCATGTCACTTTTGATTAGCGGACTCGCCCTGCCCCTGGGAGGTTATAAACTCTCCTTTTTTCTAACTTGCCTGGGCGCACCAATTGGAGCGACGATAGCCTGTCTCACCCTTTGGCGGACCAAGAACACCGTTGTCAAGCGCCAAGCCAAGAAAGGTTTTACCCGGGATCTATTGGGGAATAAGCCAGCCATCTTGGTGATCGCCGGGTACTGTTTTCATAATTGGGAGCTCCTGGGTATGTGGACTTGGACCCCGGCTTTCCTCGCCGCTTGTTTCGGCGGGGAAGTCTTAAAAGCAGCCGGCTTGGGCTCCTATGTCACGGCCTTCTTCCACTTCACAGGTATGTTGGCCTCTTTTTCCATGGGCCTTTTGTCCGATCGTTGGGGGCGGGCGACAGTGCTTTTGGGTTTGTCCGGAATTAGCACCTTATGCTCCTTCCTTTTTGGCTGGACTTACAGTTGGCCGTTCATGATTACGAT is drawn from Deltaproteobacteria bacterium and contains these coding sequences:
- a CDS encoding MFS transporter, whose product is MRLSNKIDLWLIGICLARAGTGLVLITYAAALPVLQQEWHMSAATGGSISSANQMAYAISLVVFSSLADLWGAKRVFLGSMIAGGLSALAFALFARDYYSGLILYALVGFALGGSYTTGLMLLAERYVIARRGMAMGFFIASTSAGYAMSLLISGLALPLGGYKLSFFLTCLGAPIGATIACLTLWRTKNTVVKRQAKKGFTRDLLGNKPAILVIAGYCFHNWELLGMWTWTPAFLAACFGGEVLKAAGLGSYVTAFFHFTGMLASFSMGLLSDRWGRATVLLGLSGISTLCSFLFGWTYSWPFMITIALGALYAFSALGDSPVLSAALSEAADPAYLGAAFGIRSLLGFGAGAVAPLVFGLVLDWTNPGTIGRLYVHWGWAFSSLGLMGLGAVATAIIYKRGLKPVAN